A section of the Kribbella voronezhensis genome encodes:
- a CDS encoding ferritin-like domain-containing protein: MDQQERTAVLAPITTLESLREHLQWAIELEHATLPPYLYALYSLDETRNPDAVQAVAGVFVEEMIHLALAANLLNAVGGKPRLDTPGMLPPHPRRLPHGDRDLELSLVPFGPEALEMFLRLERPAPPGGPAETDRYETIGQFYSAIEEGLRYLCTELGAEAVFAGDPARQVSAGPFRHSGGQVAPIKDLESALTALEEIVDEGEGTARGEVWDGDQDIFHPDHDEVAHYYRFQELKVGRRYQRGDTPQSGPTGEAVRVDFEGVRPLRHNPRLSDHAAGTPIRVAQEEFNQAYRALLRQLEEAFNGSPELLGAATRTMYALKAKAAALMDLQDGDDLFAGPTFEQRP; encoded by the coding sequence ATGGATCAGCAAGAACGGACCGCGGTGCTGGCGCCGATCACCACGTTGGAGAGCCTGCGGGAGCATCTCCAATGGGCGATCGAGTTGGAGCACGCCACGCTGCCGCCCTATCTGTACGCGTTGTACTCGCTCGACGAAACGCGCAATCCCGACGCTGTCCAGGCGGTGGCAGGGGTCTTCGTCGAGGAGATGATCCACCTCGCGCTGGCGGCGAACCTGCTCAACGCCGTGGGTGGGAAACCGCGGCTGGACACGCCGGGAATGCTTCCGCCTCATCCCCGGCGGCTGCCGCACGGCGATCGTGACCTGGAGTTGTCGCTGGTGCCGTTCGGACCGGAGGCGCTCGAGATGTTCCTGCGCCTCGAGCGGCCCGCCCCGCCCGGCGGCCCGGCCGAAACAGATCGGTACGAGACGATCGGGCAGTTCTACAGTGCCATCGAGGAGGGGCTGCGGTACCTGTGCACCGAACTCGGCGCGGAGGCTGTCTTCGCCGGCGATCCAGCGCGCCAGGTGTCGGCGGGCCCGTTCCGGCACAGCGGCGGCCAGGTGGCCCCGATCAAGGATCTGGAGTCGGCCCTGACGGCACTGGAGGAGATCGTCGACGAGGGTGAGGGCACGGCCCGGGGCGAGGTGTGGGACGGCGACCAGGACATCTTCCATCCTGACCACGACGAGGTCGCGCACTACTACCGGTTCCAGGAACTGAAGGTCGGCCGGCGCTACCAGCGCGGTGACACGCCGCAGTCCGGCCCGACCGGTGAGGCCGTGCGGGTCGACTTCGAAGGCGTCCGCCCGCTGCGCCACAACCCCCGGCTGTCCGATCACGCCGCGGGCACTCCGATCCGGGTCGCCCAGGAGGAGTTCAACCAGGCGTACCGCGCGCTGCTGCGGCAACTGGAGGAGGCCTTCAACGGCAGTCCGGAGCTACTCGGCGCCGCCACGCGCACCATGTACGCCCTGAAAGCAAAAGCCGCCGCCCTGATGGACCTCCAGGACGGCGACGACCTCTTCGCCGGACCCACCTTCGAGCAACGGCCTTAG
- a CDS encoding helix-turn-helix domain-containing protein yields MSRVKDTSAIEIAGVLEQVAGRLKDVRTRRRLTLAEVTEATGISKSTLSRLETGQRRPTLELLLALSHVYRVPLGDLVAAPEQGDPRIHLKAGQVKGRTVIPLTRRPDGTQAWKIVIPPGMVTPEPRAHEGREWLYVLSGRMRVVLGDEDWVLGPGEIAEFGTQVPHWFGSTGDEPVEILSIFTRPGERMTVRTKPAAAVLE; encoded by the coding sequence ATGAGTCGCGTGAAGGACACTTCAGCGATCGAGATCGCCGGCGTACTCGAGCAGGTCGCCGGCCGGCTCAAGGACGTGCGGACCCGGCGCCGGCTCACCCTCGCCGAGGTGACCGAGGCGACCGGGATCTCGAAGAGCACGTTGTCGCGCCTCGAAACGGGACAGCGGCGGCCCACCCTGGAACTGCTGCTGGCGTTGTCGCACGTCTACCGGGTGCCACTGGGCGATCTGGTCGCGGCGCCGGAGCAGGGTGACCCGCGCATCCACCTGAAGGCCGGCCAGGTCAAGGGCCGGACGGTGATCCCGCTGACCCGCCGGCCGGACGGGACACAGGCGTGGAAGATCGTCATCCCGCCGGGCATGGTCACGCCCGAGCCCCGGGCGCACGAGGGCCGCGAATGGCTCTACGTCCTGTCCGGCCGGATGCGGGTCGTGCTCGGCGACGAGGACTGGGTCCTCGGACCCGGCGAGATCGCCGAGTTCGGCACCCAGGTCCCGCACTGGTTCGGCAGCACCGGCGACGAACCGGTGGAGATCCTGAGCATCTTCACCCGCCCCGGCGAACGAATGACCGTCCGCACGAAGCCGGCCGCGGCCGTGCTGGAGTGA
- a CDS encoding SDR family NAD(P)-dependent oxidoreductase: MSERSVCIVTGGGGVRIGNGICRVLAAKGWTVVVADQDLPAAVAVAEEVRGAGADAVPMALDTTDAGSVRDVVAATVREFGRIDALVNSAGVGLRKHGADATPEEFDRVHAINYRGPWTCIREVLPVMLAGGGGSIVNIGSVHAAGAAETFTLYAATKAALAALTRGIARDYGLRNIRCNIVHPGAVESRGNEHLLADFVATKQMLPTAIESDDIGNAVAFLLSTEARAITGTELFVDAGTTAMLFEQ, translated from the coding sequence ATGAGTGAGCGGTCGGTCTGCATCGTCACGGGCGGCGGCGGGGTCCGGATCGGCAACGGGATCTGCCGGGTGCTCGCAGCCAAGGGATGGACCGTCGTGGTCGCGGACCAGGATCTGCCGGCCGCCGTGGCGGTGGCCGAGGAGGTGCGCGGCGCGGGAGCCGACGCGGTACCGATGGCCCTGGACACCACCGATGCCGGGTCGGTGCGGGACGTGGTCGCGGCGACGGTTCGGGAGTTCGGGCGGATCGATGCCTTGGTCAACAGTGCAGGCGTCGGGTTGCGCAAACACGGCGCGGACGCGACGCCCGAGGAGTTCGATCGCGTGCACGCGATCAACTACCGCGGGCCGTGGACCTGCATCCGGGAGGTCCTGCCGGTCATGCTGGCAGGAGGCGGCGGCAGCATCGTGAACATCGGTTCGGTGCACGCCGCCGGCGCCGCCGAGACGTTCACCCTGTACGCCGCGACGAAGGCCGCCCTCGCCGCGCTGACCCGGGGGATCGCGCGGGACTACGGGCTGCGGAACATCCGCTGCAACATCGTCCATCCGGGTGCGGTGGAGAGCCGCGGCAACGAACACCTGCTGGCCGATTTCGTCGCCACCAAGCAGATGCTGCCCACCGCGATCGAGTCCGACGACATCGGCAACGCCGTCGCCTTCCTGCTCTCCACCGAGGCCCGCGCCATCACCGGCACCGAACTCTTCGTCGACGCCGGCACCACCGCCATGCTCTTCGAGCAGTAG
- a CDS encoding helix-turn-helix transcriptional regulator, with protein MDDELGTTERVLTLLGLLQQRQVWTGPELAARLGVTPRTVRRDVERLRTLGYQVHASQGVGYQLGPGQDLPPLLLDDEEAIATAVSLLAGAGGGVASASDAAVRALTKLDRVLPTRLRHEVRALAGSVESFGGGRAPVDPEVIMTLARACRDQVEAGFDYPSGSEVRRRRVEPYRLVSSDRRWYLFAYDLDRDDWRNFRVDRMTEVAARTWRFRARPAPDAASYVQEAVSSRVYPHQARFLVHASAETVRAQIPAAAAVVRPRDGERCEVLSGGGSLDFVLMHMVLLGHPFEVLDPPELTDRCRVLAERLQSAARST; from the coding sequence ATGGATGACGAGCTGGGTACGACGGAACGCGTACTGACCTTGCTCGGGCTGCTCCAGCAACGCCAGGTCTGGACCGGACCCGAGCTGGCCGCCCGCCTCGGAGTCACGCCACGCACCGTACGACGTGATGTCGAGCGACTCCGCACTCTCGGCTACCAGGTGCACGCCAGTCAGGGCGTCGGCTACCAACTGGGTCCCGGGCAGGACCTGCCTCCACTGCTCCTCGACGACGAGGAGGCGATCGCCACCGCTGTCTCGCTGCTCGCCGGCGCGGGTGGCGGCGTGGCGAGCGCGAGCGACGCCGCCGTACGGGCGTTGACCAAGCTCGACCGGGTGCTGCCGACCAGGTTGCGGCATGAGGTGCGTGCCCTTGCCGGCTCGGTGGAGTCCTTCGGCGGAGGCCGGGCGCCGGTCGATCCCGAGGTGATCATGACGCTGGCCAGGGCGTGCCGGGACCAGGTCGAGGCCGGGTTCGACTACCCGTCCGGGAGCGAGGTACGCCGGCGCCGGGTCGAGCCCTATCGCCTGGTCTCCTCCGACCGGCGCTGGTACCTGTTCGCGTACGACCTGGACCGCGACGACTGGCGCAATTTCCGCGTCGACCGGATGACCGAAGTGGCGGCGCGGACCTGGCGATTCCGGGCGCGCCCGGCTCCGGACGCAGCGTCGTACGTGCAGGAAGCTGTGTCGAGCCGGGTCTACCCGCACCAGGCCCGCTTCCTCGTGCACGCGTCGGCGGAGACCGTTCGCGCCCAGATCCCGGCGGCGGCCGCCGTTGTCCGACCGCGTGATGGCGAGCGCTGCGAAGTACTGAGCGGCGGTGGCAGCCTCGACTTCGTCCTGATGCACATGGTCCTGCTGGGACATCCCTTCGAAGTACTCGATCCGCCCGAGCTGACGGACCGCTGTCGGGTCCTGGCGGAGCGACTGCAGTCAGCGGCGCGAAGCACCTGA
- a CDS encoding GAF and ANTAR domain-containing protein, translated as MTQSHRVAAEEAPLDAEAADGQQVADTFARLAVELHDADGLVETVDAVAQFALQALNCSYAGIVLNVRGRRPEVAAVTDPVVAEAYEMQISSDTGPLVTSLRERTTVLIRDTGTEDRWPEWAAKVAALGVRSVLDVPLQTGGTRPQTVGVLGLYSPDPDAFGADDEAIAHILARHASVAVATARHEVSMAQAVDARKLVGQAMGILMERFDVDGDRAFAILKRYSQDTNTKLRDVAQQLIDTRKLPADGTHAGNTELRPPA; from the coding sequence ATGACTCAGTCCCACCGGGTGGCCGCCGAGGAGGCACCCCTCGACGCCGAGGCGGCCGACGGCCAGCAGGTCGCTGACACGTTCGCACGGCTGGCGGTCGAGCTGCACGACGCCGACGGCCTGGTGGAGACTGTCGACGCGGTCGCCCAGTTCGCGCTGCAGGCCCTGAACTGCTCGTACGCCGGCATCGTGCTGAACGTCCGCGGCCGTCGTCCAGAGGTCGCCGCCGTCACCGATCCGGTCGTCGCCGAGGCGTACGAGATGCAGATCTCCAGCGACACCGGGCCGCTGGTCACCTCCTTGCGGGAGCGGACCACCGTGTTGATCCGCGACACGGGCACCGAGGACCGCTGGCCGGAATGGGCGGCCAAGGTCGCGGCACTCGGAGTACGCAGCGTCCTCGACGTACCTCTCCAGACGGGTGGCACGCGGCCGCAGACCGTCGGCGTACTCGGTCTCTACAGCCCCGACCCGGATGCGTTCGGCGCCGACGACGAGGCGATCGCCCACATCCTCGCCCGGCATGCCTCGGTCGCCGTCGCCACCGCCCGGCACGAGGTCTCGATGGCGCAGGCGGTGGACGCCCGCAAACTCGTCGGCCAGGCGATGGGCATCCTGATGGAGCGCTTCGACGTCGACGGCGACCGCGCGTTCGCGATCCTCAAGCGCTACTCGCAGGACACCAACACCAAGCTGCGCGACGTCGCCCAGCAACTGATCGACACCCGCAAACTCCCGGCGGACGGCACTCACGCGGGCAACACGGAGCTGCGGCCGCCGGCCTGA
- a CDS encoding AraC family transcriptional regulator — protein MHLWTSGGTSPAQSHRRGHLVYAASGVLTVHTEHGTSIVPANRVGWTPAGFTHYHRAHGETEMRILFLPASLARRIPDRPAVFMVSALARELLLALTGPRNYDPGKPAYDRAATARLSRALVDELPEAQEQPLQLPEPQDDRLQALARLLYDDPSTNTSLADLGQRIGASGRTLSRLLHDELGMTFYEWRTQLRIYNALVLLAHGHDTTYVAHACGWSNPSSFITAFTNLIGTTPGRYRTQGQLRGTRKAAAGTEPDPR, from the coding sequence ATGCACCTGTGGACCTCCGGTGGCACGAGCCCGGCGCAGTCGCATCGCCGTGGGCATCTCGTGTACGCCGCGAGCGGTGTGCTGACAGTGCACACCGAGCACGGTACGTCGATCGTTCCGGCCAACCGGGTCGGCTGGACACCGGCCGGATTCACGCACTATCACCGGGCTCACGGCGAGACGGAGATGCGAATCCTCTTCCTGCCGGCGTCACTGGCCCGGCGGATCCCCGACCGCCCGGCGGTGTTCATGGTCTCCGCGCTGGCCCGCGAACTCCTGCTCGCACTGACCGGCCCGCGCAACTACGACCCCGGCAAACCGGCGTACGACCGGGCCGCGACCGCTCGCCTCAGCCGGGCTCTCGTCGACGAACTGCCTGAAGCACAAGAGCAACCGCTGCAACTCCCTGAGCCGCAAGACGACCGCCTGCAGGCACTCGCCCGCCTGTTGTACGACGACCCGTCGACCAACACGTCACTGGCCGACCTCGGTCAGCGGATCGGAGCCAGCGGCCGCACCCTGAGCCGGCTCCTGCACGACGAACTCGGGATGACCTTCTACGAATGGCGCACCCAACTCCGCATCTACAACGCCCTCGTTCTCCTGGCCCACGGCCACGACACCACCTACGTCGCCCACGCCTGCGGCTGGTCGAACCCCAGCAGCTTCATCACAGCCTTCACCAACCTCATCGGCACCACCCCCGGCCGCTACCGGACCCAAGGCCAGCTCAGAGGAACGCGCAAAGCAGCCGCCGGCACCGAACCGGATCCTCGGTGA
- a CDS encoding VOC family protein gives MDMLTTEQIEAADLKDWRKLGQGFHARYVVDGFGEGVRLVAAVGQAGDVLGHHPRVTMGDGFVDLKLISEDAVYRDGDGREHVVEWVTEKDLELARRITEIAAEQGIVATPSAVTVVEFAIDTAHAAAIAPVWAALLTGSTEAQGRGTIGTDIRDATGRVPILWFQETDEHETPRQRFHLDIWVPPEIAESRIAAAVAAGGIVVDDSQAPSFTVIADQDGNKACVCTYLSADEPATPDETPETPWSVDR, from the coding sequence ATGGACATGTTGACGACGGAGCAGATCGAGGCGGCGGACCTCAAGGACTGGCGGAAGCTGGGCCAGGGCTTCCATGCGCGGTACGTGGTGGACGGGTTCGGCGAGGGGGTGCGGCTCGTCGCCGCGGTGGGGCAGGCCGGCGATGTGCTCGGACATCACCCGCGGGTGACGATGGGGGACGGGTTCGTCGACCTGAAGCTGATCAGCGAGGACGCGGTCTACCGTGACGGCGACGGCCGTGAGCACGTCGTCGAATGGGTGACCGAGAAGGACCTCGAGCTCGCGCGGCGGATCACCGAGATCGCTGCCGAGCAAGGGATCGTGGCAACGCCGAGCGCGGTCACCGTGGTCGAGTTCGCGATCGACACCGCGCACGCCGCGGCGATCGCGCCGGTCTGGGCGGCGTTGCTGACCGGAAGTACCGAGGCGCAAGGGCGCGGCACGATCGGCACCGACATCCGCGATGCGACCGGCCGGGTGCCGATCCTGTGGTTCCAGGAGACCGACGAGCACGAGACGCCCCGGCAGCGCTTCCACCTCGACATCTGGGTCCCGCCGGAGATCGCCGAATCCCGCATCGCCGCGGCCGTCGCCGCCGGCGGCATCGTCGTCGACGACAGCCAGGCGCCGTCCTTCACGGTCATCGCCGACCAGGACGGCAACAAGGCCTGCGTCTGCACCTACCTGTCCGCCGACGAACCCGCCACCCCCGACGAAACTCCGGAGACCCCCTGGTCCGTCGACCGATAG
- a CDS encoding X2-like carbohydrate binding domain-containing protein produces the protein MTRFLRNKVVRGVLAGVAVAVLPVGITASAARDPRGTPAAPRADARTTTSTTNASISTPAHVTTTSSASLGPAGAVAAKPYMGWSSYSMQVYSNDGGGWINAAQLIAQSDAMHQKLQQYGYKYINIDAAWNGGTDGYGRPVPSAKLFPNGLQAVIDHIHGNGQKVGLYSIPGISKAMLDANLPVYGHPECRTGDLAKQPLQQGDYWGFGYRIDMTKPCAQAYIDSIADLFASWGIDFLKFDSVTPGSGHNDLSMDARDEVKGWSQALARHKIWLELSWALDINYADYWKSVANGWRVEWDVECYCPGEALTAWPNIARLFPKAADWWRHAGPGGWNDFDSLDVGNGTMDGLTKDERRTAATLWAVSAAPFYIGNDMTKLDSYGVELLTNPEVIGVNQAGRPAQPVSTRTNKQVWHALNADSSYTVALFNLGTTEANLTANFADLGLDGSATVRDLWARKDLGKFTSGYTAAVVPPHGVRLFKVTPQKQAAIRVNDDDLRVGYDGTWQRNNNYEVPAVSEPLTVTVTDSGTAPAPTPVTTSGVRTVALNNDDPGIVYTGSWSRSTGRGLGDYQDDVQYTETNGDAFSYSFVGNGVDYVTEKDPSQGEVDIYVDGAFKATVDTHADSRSAQQVVYSISNLPNGSHTIRAVKKSGQFMLLDKLVVRQESLLNPGTAAFDQGAQADVTTEIGRDPGELVSIANGGKALVKGTDYTVDGKVVTIKKAYLATQPVGSTKLDFSFRGDYRDDVHASTAAGAAINFTFRGTGIDWVTALAPDQGEADVYLDGKLVTRVNLHSDVRVTTRQVFSRTGLTDAQHTLRIVKVSGDVLRNDLIRYTLAK, from the coding sequence ATGACCAGGTTCCTTCGAAACAAGGTGGTGCGGGGCGTGCTGGCGGGGGTCGCCGTCGCTGTGCTGCCGGTCGGGATCACTGCTTCCGCCGCGCGCGATCCCCGCGGTACGCCGGCCGCGCCGCGAGCTGACGCCAGAACCACGACGAGTACCACGAACGCGAGCATCTCCACGCCTGCGCACGTCACCACCACGTCGAGCGCTTCGCTCGGGCCGGCGGGGGCCGTGGCTGCCAAGCCGTACATGGGGTGGAGCAGTTACAGCATGCAGGTGTACTCCAACGACGGTGGTGGCTGGATCAACGCGGCCCAGCTCATCGCCCAGTCGGACGCGATGCACCAGAAGCTTCAGCAGTACGGGTACAAGTACATCAACATCGACGCGGCCTGGAACGGCGGCACCGACGGGTACGGTCGGCCGGTACCGAGTGCGAAGCTGTTCCCGAACGGCCTGCAGGCGGTGATCGACCACATCCACGGGAACGGCCAGAAGGTCGGTCTCTACAGCATCCCGGGCATCTCGAAGGCGATGCTGGACGCCAACCTCCCTGTCTACGGTCATCCCGAGTGCAGGACGGGCGACCTGGCCAAGCAGCCGTTGCAGCAGGGCGACTACTGGGGCTTCGGCTACCGCATCGACATGACGAAGCCGTGCGCGCAGGCGTACATCGATTCGATCGCCGACCTGTTCGCCTCCTGGGGCATCGACTTCCTCAAGTTCGACAGCGTGACGCCGGGCTCGGGTCACAACGACCTGTCGATGGACGCCCGCGACGAGGTCAAGGGCTGGTCGCAGGCCCTCGCGCGGCACAAGATCTGGCTCGAACTGTCCTGGGCCCTCGACATCAACTACGCCGACTACTGGAAGTCGGTCGCCAACGGCTGGCGGGTCGAGTGGGACGTGGAGTGCTACTGCCCGGGCGAGGCGCTGACCGCCTGGCCGAACATCGCGCGACTCTTCCCGAAGGCGGCCGACTGGTGGCGGCACGCGGGGCCGGGTGGCTGGAACGACTTCGACTCACTCGACGTCGGCAACGGCACGATGGACGGGCTGACGAAGGACGAACGCCGTACGGCGGCAACGCTGTGGGCCGTCTCCGCCGCACCCTTCTACATCGGCAACGACATGACCAAGCTCGATTCGTACGGCGTGGAACTGCTCACCAACCCTGAGGTGATCGGGGTCAACCAGGCCGGGCGTCCGGCGCAGCCGGTGTCGACCAGGACCAACAAGCAGGTCTGGCACGCGCTGAACGCGGACAGCTCGTACACCGTTGCCTTGTTCAACCTCGGGACCACCGAGGCCAACCTGACGGCGAACTTCGCCGATCTCGGCCTGGACGGTTCGGCGACCGTGCGCGACCTGTGGGCTCGCAAGGATCTGGGCAAGTTCACCTCCGGCTACACCGCGGCGGTCGTGCCTCCGCACGGCGTCCGGCTGTTCAAGGTCACGCCGCAGAAGCAGGCCGCGATCCGTGTCAACGACGACGACCTGCGGGTCGGGTACGACGGAACCTGGCAGCGCAACAACAACTACGAGGTGCCGGCCGTCTCCGAGCCGCTGACGGTCACGGTGACCGACTCGGGCACGGCGCCCGCTCCGACGCCGGTCACCACGTCCGGCGTACGGACTGTTGCCTTGAACAACGATGACCCGGGCATCGTCTACACGGGTTCGTGGAGCCGGAGTACGGGGCGTGGGCTCGGCGACTACCAGGACGACGTGCAGTACACCGAGACCAATGGCGACGCCTTCTCGTACAGCTTCGTCGGCAACGGGGTCGACTACGTCACCGAGAAGGATCCGTCGCAGGGCGAGGTCGACATCTACGTCGACGGCGCGTTCAAGGCGACCGTGGACACCCATGCGGACTCGCGCTCGGCGCAACAGGTCGTCTACAGCATCTCGAACCTGCCGAACGGGAGCCACACGATCCGCGCGGTGAAGAAGTCGGGCCAGTTCATGCTGCTCGACAAACTGGTCGTCCGACAGGAGAGTCTGCTGAACCCCGGTACGGCGGCGTTCGACCAGGGTGCCCAGGCCGACGTGACGACAGAGATCGGGCGCGACCCGGGTGAGCTCGTCTCGATCGCCAACGGTGGCAAGGCTCTTGTGAAGGGGACCGACTACACCGTCGACGGCAAGGTGGTGACGATCAAGAAGGCGTACCTGGCGACGCAGCCGGTCGGGAGTACGAAGCTCGACTTCAGCTTCCGGGGTGACTACCGCGACGACGTGCACGCCTCGACGGCAGCCGGCGCGGCGATCAACTTCACCTTCCGGGGTACCGGCATCGACTGGGTCACGGCACTGGCTCCGGACCAGGGCGAGGCCGACGTCTACCTGGACGGCAAGCTCGTCACCCGGGTCAACCTGCACAGCGACGTACGGGTCACCACGCGGCAGGTGTTCAGCCGCACCGGTCTGACGGACGCCCAGCACACGCTGCGCATCGTGAAGGTCTCCGGCGACGTACTGCGCAACGACCTGATCCGCTACACGCTGGCGAAGTAG
- a CDS encoding zinc-binding dehydrogenase: MSTTMRAAVCVRAGGPEVLEIRDLPVPEVRDGWSLVQVKGVGLNRSELRTRQGHSPSVVFPRVLGIECVGVVADSTDPALPEGTTVAAVMGEMGRAFDGGYAHYALLPNSLLMPISTSLPWEVLAALPETYLTAHGALDALDAGSGGRLLIRGGTSSVGMAAASIASGYGMEVAATTRRADKADALTAAGVDHVLIDADGSLGAGLPWSDGPEYVLDLVGASTVADSLQSVRRGGTVCVAGSLSGWLIRDFEPIAMIPSGTRLTAFHSDTLKGSAGASTLQRIVHEIETGTYRPNLDQVFDLEDIVAAHNYMETDQATGKVVVLP; this comes from the coding sequence ATGAGTACGACGATGCGAGCGGCAGTCTGTGTCAGAGCGGGCGGCCCGGAGGTTCTGGAGATCCGTGACCTGCCCGTGCCGGAGGTGCGGGACGGCTGGAGTTTGGTGCAGGTGAAGGGAGTGGGGCTGAACCGCTCGGAGTTGAGGACCCGGCAGGGTCATTCGCCGAGCGTGGTGTTTCCGCGGGTGCTGGGGATCGAGTGTGTGGGAGTCGTCGCGGACTCGACCGATCCGGCGTTGCCGGAGGGGACGACGGTCGCGGCGGTGATGGGTGAGATGGGCCGCGCGTTCGACGGCGGCTATGCGCACTACGCGTTGCTGCCCAACTCGCTGCTGATGCCGATCAGTACTTCGTTGCCGTGGGAGGTGCTGGCCGCGCTGCCGGAGACCTACCTGACTGCGCACGGCGCGCTGGACGCGTTGGACGCCGGGTCGGGCGGGAGGTTGCTGATCCGCGGCGGGACCTCGTCGGTGGGAATGGCGGCCGCCTCGATCGCATCCGGCTACGGGATGGAGGTCGCTGCGACGACCCGGCGGGCCGACAAGGCCGACGCGTTGACGGCGGCCGGTGTCGACCACGTGCTGATCGACGCCGACGGGTCGCTGGGCGCCGGCCTGCCCTGGTCCGACGGACCGGAGTACGTCCTGGACCTGGTCGGGGCGAGCACAGTGGCGGACTCACTGCAGTCGGTACGCCGTGGCGGAACCGTCTGTGTCGCGGGTTCACTCAGCGGCTGGCTGATCCGGGACTTCGAACCGATCGCGATGATCCCGTCCGGCACCCGGTTGACCGCCTTCCACAGCGACACCCTCAAGGGCAGCGCGGGTGCGTCAACCCTGCAGCGGATCGTCCACGAGATCGAGACCGGCACCTACCGCCCCAACCTCGACCAGGTCTTCGACCTCGAGGACATCGTTGCCGCCCACAACTACATGGAGACCGACCAGGCCACCGGCAAGGTCGTCGTCCTGCCCTGA
- a CDS encoding VOC family protein, producing the protein MSREIQVTFDANDPAALSTFWRDVLGYVHPGPPGVDLPEGADPLAAWDEFLERAGVPENERNSASALEDPDKRGPRLFFQQVPEDKVAKNRVHLDVRAAPGLEGDERMAALEAECARLVALGATRVRRSEPAPPMSLGFIVMTDPEGNEFCLD; encoded by the coding sequence ATGAGCCGTGAAATCCAGGTCACCTTCGATGCCAACGACCCGGCCGCGTTGTCGACGTTCTGGCGGGACGTGCTGGGCTATGTCCACCCTGGTCCGCCTGGTGTGGACCTGCCGGAGGGTGCCGATCCGCTGGCGGCGTGGGACGAATTCCTCGAGCGGGCCGGTGTGCCGGAGAACGAGCGCAACAGCGCGTCGGCGCTGGAGGATCCCGACAAGCGAGGTCCCCGCCTCTTCTTCCAGCAGGTGCCGGAGGACAAGGTCGCCAAGAACCGCGTGCACCTCGACGTCCGGGCCGCGCCGGGACTGGAGGGCGACGAGCGGATGGCGGCGCTGGAGGCCGAATGTGCCCGGCTGGTCGCGCTGGGAGCGACGCGGGTCCGGCGCAGCGAGCCCGCGCCGCCGATGAGTCTTGGATTCATCGTGATGACCGACCCGGAAGGCAACGAGTTCTGCCTGGACTGA